Proteins encoded by one window of Streptomyces sp. NBC_01571:
- a CDS encoding sugar phosphate isomerase/epimerase has translation MTAFNDEPVRNDEPATGEALRRTLGVGRRRFLSTCTAAATAAIAAPVLGASPALAHDRGRGHDHGHGGDVLVPANRRGIILYTVRDATGRDPLSTDLPSGFLEVFKQLSRYGYRQVEFAGYGQHANAPGGADLESVAGARLLRSWLDDHGLRAQGNHGFIPSSWPLTTPDLDTFKKHLEIANILGMAHVGTGGDPTGSVYRADWDVAADKWNALGGIARRAGLKLYTHNHDAAYGFLLDGGPLDDQGRPTRSSGIRKLEYFLKVTDPKVVWLEMDVFWAHVAQYKFHTYTAHDGSTREKIFDPAGLVVRNNKRYPLFHAKDGSVNTTNGMGYDMVPFGTGVIDYTTFFSRVGDRTYHNPMVEQDNAPSATDPGQSLQHARIGYDHLAALREKCH, from the coding sequence GTGACCGCGTTCAACGACGAACCCGTGCGCAACGACGAACCCGCGACCGGCGAAGCCCTGCGTCGCACGCTCGGAGTCGGCCGCCGCCGCTTCCTCAGCACCTGCACCGCCGCCGCGACCGCGGCGATCGCCGCACCTGTCCTCGGCGCCTCCCCCGCCCTCGCCCACGACCGGGGCAGAGGCCACGACCACGGCCACGGCGGTGACGTCCTCGTCCCCGCGAACCGGCGCGGCATCATCCTCTACACCGTCCGTGACGCGACGGGCCGTGACCCGCTCTCCACCGACCTGCCCTCCGGCTTCCTCGAGGTCTTCAAGCAGCTCTCGCGCTACGGCTACCGGCAGGTGGAGTTCGCCGGATACGGCCAGCACGCCAACGCCCCCGGCGGAGCCGACCTCGAGTCCGTGGCGGGCGCCAGACTGCTGCGCTCCTGGCTCGACGACCACGGACTGCGGGCCCAGGGCAACCACGGCTTCATACCGTCGTCCTGGCCCCTCACCACACCCGACCTGGACACCTTCAAGAAGCACCTGGAGATCGCCAACATCCTCGGCATGGCGCACGTGGGCACCGGTGGCGACCCCACCGGCAGCGTCTACCGCGCCGACTGGGACGTCGCCGCCGACAAGTGGAACGCGCTCGGCGGGATCGCCCGGCGCGCCGGCCTCAAGCTGTACACCCACAACCACGACGCGGCGTACGGCTTCCTGCTCGACGGGGGCCCGCTGGACGACCAGGGCCGGCCGACCCGCAGTTCGGGCATCCGCAAACTGGAGTACTTCCTGAAGGTCACCGACCCGAAGGTCGTCTGGCTGGAGATGGACGTCTTCTGGGCGCACGTGGCCCAGTACAAGTTCCACACGTACACCGCCCACGACGGCTCCACCCGGGAGAAGATCTTCGACCCCGCGGGGCTCGTCGTCCGCAACAACAAGCGCTACCCGCTCTTCCACGCCAAGGACGGCAGCGTCAACACCACCAACGGCATGGGCTACGACATGGTGCCGTTCGGTACCGGCGTCATCGACTACACCACGTTCTTCTCCCGTGTCGGCGACCGGACTTACCACAACCCGATGGTCGAGCAGGACAACGCCCCGAGTGCCACCGACCCCGGGCAGTCGCTCCAGCACGCGAGGATCGGTTACGACCACCTCGCCGCTCTCCGCGAGAAGTGCCACTAG
- the eboE gene encoding metabolite traffic protein EboE has protein sequence MRFRHPDGSTVHLAYCTNVHPAETLDGVLAQLRDHCEPVRRRLGRDRLGIGLWLAKDAAHALVTDPAALRALRTELDRRGLEVVTLNGFPYEGFGAEEVKYRVYRPDWADPERLVHTTALARVLARLLPDDVTEGSISTLPLAWRTAYDDDRAATARAALTTLAERLDALHELTGRSLRVGLEPEPGCTVETTADAIAPLTAIGHDRIGVCVDTCHLATSFEDPHTALDALAEARVPVVKSQLSAALHAEHPRHSDVRAALAAFDEPRFLHQTRTTTATGLRGTDDLGEALTGDALPDTAPWRAHFHVPLHAAPAAPLTSTLPVLKAALTRLVGGPHPLTRHLEVETYTWQALPPELRPRGRAQLVDGIAAELTVARDLLTDLGLKELP, from the coding sequence ATGCGCTTCCGCCACCCCGACGGCTCCACCGTCCACCTCGCCTACTGCACCAACGTCCACCCGGCCGAAACCCTCGACGGCGTGCTCGCCCAGCTCCGCGACCACTGCGAACCCGTCCGCCGACGCCTCGGCCGCGACCGCCTCGGCATCGGCCTGTGGCTCGCCAAGGACGCCGCCCACGCCCTGGTCACCGACCCCGCCGCGCTGCGCGCCCTGCGCACCGAGCTCGACCGCCGCGGCCTCGAAGTCGTCACCCTCAACGGCTTTCCCTACGAGGGCTTCGGCGCCGAAGAGGTCAAGTACCGCGTCTACCGCCCCGACTGGGCCGACCCGGAACGCCTCGTCCACACCACCGCCCTCGCCCGCGTCCTCGCCCGGCTCCTCCCCGACGACGTCACCGAAGGCAGCATCTCCACCCTGCCGCTGGCCTGGCGCACCGCGTACGACGACGACCGCGCGGCGACCGCCCGGGCCGCGCTGACCACCCTCGCGGAACGCCTCGACGCCCTCCACGAACTCACCGGACGCTCGCTGCGCGTCGGCCTGGAACCCGAACCGGGCTGCACCGTCGAGACCACCGCCGACGCGATCGCCCCGCTCACCGCCATCGGCCACGACCGCATCGGCGTCTGCGTGGACACGTGCCACCTCGCCACCTCCTTCGAGGACCCGCACACCGCCCTGGACGCCCTCGCCGAGGCCCGCGTCCCGGTCGTCAAGTCCCAGCTCTCCGCGGCCCTGCACGCCGAACACCCCCGTCACTCCGATGTCCGCGCGGCCCTCGCCGCCTTCGACGAACCCCGCTTCCTGCACCAGACCCGCACCACCACCGCCACGGGCCTGCGCGGCACGGACGACCTCGGCGAAGCCCTGACCGGCGACGCGCTGCCCGACACCGCCCCGTGGCGCGCCCACTTCCACGTCCCGCTGCACGCGGCCCCCGCCGCACCCCTCACCTCGACCCTCCCCGTCCTCAAGGCCGCGCTGACCCGTCTCGTCGGCGGCCCGCACCCGCTCACCCGGCACCTGGAGGTCGAGACCTACACCTGGCAGGCCCTCCCGCCCGAGCTGCGCCCCCGTGGCCGCGCCCAGCTCGTCGACGGAATCGCCGCCGAACTCACCGTCGCGCGCGATCTGTTGACGGACCTCGGCCTCAAGGAGCTGCCGTGA
- a CDS encoding sugar phosphate isomerase/epimerase, giving the protein MRFGYGTNGLADLRLDDALALLADLGYDGVGLTLDHMHLDPMAPDLAARTRRVARRLDALGLGVTVETGARYVLDPRRKHGPSLLDPDPADRARRAGLLHRAVRTAADLGAHAVHCFSGVPPAGTDEDTAWKRLAEALAPVLDAATRAGVPLAVEPEPGHLLATLDDFHRLRRILGDPPALGLTLDIGHCQCLEPLPPADCVRAAAPWLRHVQIEDMRRGVHEHLPFGDGEIDFPPVLEALAATGYQALTVVELPRHSHAGPHFAEESLPFLHRAARAIPDSAEGSTS; this is encoded by the coding sequence CTGCGCTTCGGCTACGGCACCAACGGGCTGGCCGACCTCCGCCTCGACGACGCTCTCGCCCTCCTCGCGGACCTCGGCTACGACGGCGTCGGTCTGACCCTCGACCACATGCACCTCGACCCGATGGCCCCGGACCTCGCCGCCCGGACCCGGAGGGTGGCCCGCAGACTGGACGCCCTCGGTCTGGGCGTCACCGTGGAGACCGGCGCCCGCTACGTCCTCGACCCGCGCCGCAAACACGGACCATCGCTTCTCGACCCGGACCCGGCGGACCGGGCGCGCCGCGCCGGCCTGCTGCACCGCGCCGTGCGCACCGCCGCCGACCTCGGCGCGCACGCCGTGCACTGTTTCAGCGGCGTGCCCCCGGCCGGCACCGACGAGGACACCGCCTGGAAGCGGCTCGCCGAGGCGCTGGCCCCGGTGCTGGACGCGGCCACCCGCGCCGGTGTCCCGCTCGCCGTCGAACCCGAACCGGGCCATCTGCTCGCCACCCTCGACGACTTCCACCGCCTGCGCCGCATCCTCGGCGACCCGCCCGCCCTCGGCCTCACCCTCGACATCGGCCACTGCCAGTGCCTGGAACCCCTCCCGCCCGCCGACTGCGTACGTGCCGCCGCCCCCTGGCTGCGGCACGTCCAGATCGAGGACATGCGCCGCGGCGTCCACGAACACCTCCCGTTCGGGGACGGGGAGATCGACTTCCCGCCCGTGCTCGAAGCCCTGGCCGCCACCGGCTACCAGGCCCTGACCGTCGTCGAACTGCCCCGCCACTCCCACGCGGGCCCCCACTTCGCCGAGGAGTCCCTCCCGTTCCTCCACCGCGCGGCCCGGGCGATCCCCGACAGCGCCGAAGGGAGCACTTCGTGA
- a CDS encoding EboA domain-containing protein, whose product MNHHPRAPHGAGTPPTAAPPTTAAPTTATPALASVRARLDSRLDAPARAWLDRALTEAADHPGTHGPISVWELRIAEAGRRCGHENADGVRVLLLHAARADPQALSRVYRQGTAAERRAVLHALPHLVPGPDALPLVEDALRTNDTRLVAAALGPYAARHLDAHNWRHAVLKCLFTGVPVDAVAGLAERARADAELARMLGDHAEERTAAGRPVPEDLRRVLALTEPAATPTGIPGRSGKES is encoded by the coding sequence GTGAACCACCACCCGCGCGCACCCCACGGCGCCGGCACCCCACCCACCGCCGCTCCACCCACCACGGCCGCACCCACCACTGCCACGCCCGCCCTCGCCTCCGTGCGGGCCCGGCTCGACTCCCGCCTCGACGCCCCCGCCCGAGCGTGGCTCGACCGAGCTCTCACCGAAGCCGCCGACCACCCCGGGACCCACGGGCCGATCTCCGTCTGGGAGCTGCGGATCGCGGAGGCCGGCCGGCGCTGCGGCCACGAGAACGCCGACGGCGTCCGCGTCCTCCTCCTGCACGCCGCCCGCGCCGATCCCCAGGCGCTCTCCCGTGTCTACCGCCAGGGCACCGCCGCCGAACGCAGGGCCGTCCTGCACGCCCTGCCCCACCTCGTGCCCGGCCCCGACGCCCTGCCCCTCGTCGAGGACGCCCTGCGCACCAACGACACCCGCCTCGTCGCCGCCGCCCTCGGCCCGTACGCGGCCCGCCACCTGGACGCCCACAACTGGCGGCACGCCGTCCTCAAGTGCCTGTTCACCGGCGTCCCCGTCGACGCCGTGGCCGGGCTGGCCGAGCGCGCCCGCGCGGACGCCGAACTCGCCCGGATGCTCGGCGACCACGCCGAGGAACGCACCGCCGCGGGCCGTCCCGTCCCCGAGGACCTCCGGCGCGTACTGGCCCTGACCGAGCCCGCCGCCACCCCCACCGGCATCCCCGGCCGATCCGGCAAGGAGTCCTGA
- a CDS encoding TatD family hydrolase, translating to MRIFDPHIHMTSRTTDDYEAMHAAGVRAVVEPAFWLGQPRTSAASFLDYFDSLLGWEPFRAAQYGIAHHCTLALNPKEANDPRCVPVLDELPRYLVKDQVVAVGEIGYDSMTPAEDSALSAQLQLAADHGLPALVHTPHRDKLTGLRRTLDAVRESALPPDRVLVDHLNETTVKEAKDSGCWLGFSVYPDTKMDEERMVAILRAHGPEKVLVNSAADWGRSDPLKTRRVGDALLAAGFTDDDVDRVLWRNPVAFYGLSGRLCLDLTGTDATHEGNSVLRGGE from the coding sequence ATGCGCATCTTCGACCCCCACATCCACATGACGTCGCGGACCACCGACGACTACGAGGCCATGCACGCCGCGGGCGTCCGCGCCGTCGTCGAGCCCGCCTTCTGGCTCGGCCAGCCCCGCACCTCGGCCGCCTCCTTCCTCGACTACTTCGACTCCCTGCTCGGCTGGGAACCCTTCCGCGCCGCCCAGTACGGCATCGCCCACCACTGCACACTCGCCCTCAACCCCAAGGAGGCCAACGACCCCCGCTGCGTCCCCGTCCTGGACGAACTGCCCCGGTATCTCGTCAAGGACCAGGTGGTGGCCGTGGGCGAGATCGGCTACGACTCCATGACCCCCGCCGAGGACAGCGCCCTGTCCGCCCAGCTCCAGCTCGCCGCCGACCACGGTCTGCCCGCGCTGGTGCACACCCCGCACCGCGACAAGCTCACCGGCCTGCGCCGCACCCTCGACGCCGTCCGGGAGTCCGCACTGCCCCCGGACCGTGTCCTGGTCGACCACCTCAACGAGACGACCGTCAAGGAGGCCAAGGACAGCGGCTGCTGGCTGGGTTTCTCCGTCTATCCCGACACCAAGATGGACGAGGAGCGCATGGTCGCGATCCTCCGCGCCCACGGCCCGGAGAAGGTTCTCGTCAACTCGGCCGCGGACTGGGGGAGGAGCGACCCCCTCAAGACCCGCCGGGTCGGCGACGCCCTGCTGGCCGCGGGGTTCACCGACGACGACGTCGACCGGGTGCTGTGGCGCAACCCCGTCGCCTTCTACGGACTCAGCGGACGTCTCTGCCTCGACCTGACCGGCACCGACGCGACCCACGAGGGCAACTCCGTCCTGCGCGGCGGGGAGTGA
- a CDS encoding SCO3242 family prenyltransferase → MPPAAGPHLLAWAELLRLPALFTVPGDALAGAAAVGGRPGPRTLLAVGSSLCLYEAGMALNDWADRAEDAVDRPHRPLPSGRVRPTAALAAAGALTAAGLALAARAGRGTLAVASPLAATVWAYDLVLRRTPAGPAAMAAARGLDLLLGAAASGGSIRPALPSAAALAGHTLAVTVVSRGETRGGSPVAPLAALAATGALTWALTRGPASARAPRDAAHVLCGVLTAAYAATSARPLLHAALNPSPPLTQRAVGGGIRAMIPLQAALAARSGALTSALLTAALAPAARRFAKKVSVT, encoded by the coding sequence GTGCCGCCCGCTGCCGGTCCGCATCTGCTCGCCTGGGCCGAACTGCTGCGGCTGCCCGCCCTGTTCACCGTCCCCGGCGACGCCCTCGCGGGAGCCGCTGCCGTCGGCGGCCGCCCCGGACCGCGCACGCTGCTCGCCGTCGGCTCCTCGCTGTGCCTGTACGAGGCGGGCATGGCCCTCAACGACTGGGCCGACCGGGCCGAGGACGCCGTCGACCGCCCGCACCGCCCGCTGCCGTCCGGCCGTGTCCGGCCGACCGCGGCCCTCGCGGCGGCGGGCGCCCTGACAGCGGCCGGCCTGGCCCTCGCCGCCCGCGCCGGCCGAGGCACCCTCGCCGTCGCGTCACCCCTCGCGGCCACCGTGTGGGCGTACGACCTCGTGCTCAGGCGAACTCCCGCGGGGCCGGCGGCGATGGCGGCCGCCCGGGGCCTGGACCTGCTCCTCGGTGCGGCGGCGTCGGGCGGCAGCATCCGCCCCGCCCTGCCCTCCGCCGCCGCCCTGGCCGGCCACACCCTCGCGGTGACCGTGGTCTCCCGCGGTGAGACCCGGGGCGGCTCACCGGTCGCACCGCTGGCCGCGCTCGCCGCGACGGGGGCTCTGACCTGGGCATTGACGCGCGGACCGGCCTCCGCCCGCGCTCCGCGGGACGCCGCGCACGTCCTGTGCGGGGTTCTCACGGCCGCCTACGCCGCTACCTCCGCCCGCCCCCTCCTGCACGCCGCTCTCAACCCCTCGCCCCCACTCACCCAGCGAGCAGTCGGCGGCGGCATCCGCGCGATGATCCCGCTCCAGGCCGCCCTCGCGGCCCGCTCGGGCGCCCTCACCTCCGCACTCCTCACCGCCGCACTGGCTCCCGCGGCCCGCAGGTTCGCGAAGAAGGTGAGCGTCACATGA
- a CDS encoding nucleotide pyrophosphatase/phosphodiesterase family protein: MTHPSRERSGPTPLLVLDVVGLTPRLLDHMPRLKALGRSGFRAPLGTVLPAVTCAAQSTFLTGTHPGEHGIVGNGWYFRELGDVLLWRQHNGLVSGDKLWDAARRAHPGYTVANICWWYAMGADTDITVTPRPVYYADGRKEPDCYTRPPALHDELTGKLGTFPLFHFWGPGADLVSSRWIIDATRHINRTRRPDLTLCYLPHLDYDLQRFGPDDPRSHRAAADLDAAMAPLLDEAEAEGRTVVALSEYGITRVDRPVDINRALRRAGLLDVHTQDGMEYLDPMASRAFAVADHQIAHVYVRRPEDLEATRAALAGLPGIERLLDDEGKKAHHLDHPRSGELVAVAEPDAWFTYYYWLDDARAPDFARLVEIHRKPGYDPAELFMDPLDPYVKVKAATALARKKLGMRYRMAVVPLDPSALRGSHGRLPASDDEGPLLICSTPRTGTGRIAATEVKSLLLGLAGLA; this comes from the coding sequence GTGACCCACCCCTCGCGCGAGCGTTCCGGGCCCACCCCCCTCCTCGTCCTCGACGTCGTCGGCCTCACGCCCCGTCTGCTCGACCACATGCCCCGCCTCAAAGCGCTCGGCCGCTCCGGTTTCCGCGCCCCGCTCGGCACCGTCCTGCCCGCCGTCACCTGCGCCGCCCAGTCCACCTTCCTCACCGGCACCCACCCCGGCGAGCACGGCATCGTCGGCAACGGCTGGTACTTCCGCGAACTCGGCGACGTACTCCTGTGGCGGCAGCACAACGGCCTGGTGTCCGGCGACAAGCTGTGGGACGCCGCCCGCCGCGCGCACCCCGGCTACACGGTCGCCAACATCTGCTGGTGGTACGCCATGGGCGCCGACACCGACATCACCGTCACTCCCCGTCCCGTCTACTACGCCGACGGCCGCAAGGAACCCGACTGCTACACCCGGCCCCCGGCCCTGCACGACGAACTCACCGGGAAACTCGGCACGTTCCCCCTCTTCCACTTCTGGGGCCCCGGCGCCGACCTCGTCTCCAGCCGCTGGATCATCGACGCCACCCGGCACATCAACCGCACCCGCCGTCCGGACCTGACCCTCTGCTACCTCCCTCACCTCGACTACGACCTGCAGCGCTTCGGCCCCGACGACCCACGCTCCCACCGCGCGGCCGCAGACCTCGACGCGGCCATGGCACCTCTTCTCGACGAAGCCGAGGCGGAAGGCCGCACCGTCGTCGCGCTCTCCGAGTACGGCATCACCCGCGTGGACCGTCCCGTCGACATCAACCGCGCCCTGCGCCGCGCCGGCCTGCTCGACGTGCACACGCAGGACGGCATGGAGTACCTCGATCCGATGGCCTCCCGTGCCTTCGCGGTCGCCGACCACCAGATCGCCCATGTCTACGTGCGACGCCCCGAGGACCTGGAGGCCACCAGGGCCGCGCTGGCCGGCCTGCCCGGCATCGAGCGGCTCCTCGACGACGAGGGCAAGAAGGCCCACCACCTCGACCACCCGCGCTCCGGCGAACTCGTCGCCGTCGCCGAACCGGACGCCTGGTTCACGTACTACTACTGGCTCGACGACGCCCGCGCCCCCGACTTCGCGCGGCTCGTCGAGATCCACCGCAAACCCGGCTACGACCCGGCCGAACTGTTCATGGACCCCCTCGACCCCTACGTCAAGGTGAAGGCCGCCACGGCGCTGGCCCGCAAGAAACTCGGGATGCGCTACCGCATGGCGGTCGTGCCCCTCGATCCCTCGGCTCTTCGCGGCAGCCACGGCCGCCTTCCCGCGAGCGACGACGAAGGTCCGCTCCTCATCTGCTCCACCCCCCGCACCGGCACCGGCCGCATCGCGGCCACCGAAGTGAAATCCCTGCTGCTCGGCCTGGCCGGTCTCGCGTGA